GACAGTACCCGTTTCTATAATCTGAATGCCTGGTTCGAAGCCCTGCAGGACGACTACCGGCAGGGGGATATCCGTTTCCCCATGGCCGGCCTCGCACCGGGAGAGCATACGCTCACCATCAGGGCCTGGGATACCCATAATAATTCTTCCACCATCCGCATCCGGTTCAAGGTAGTGCTCAAAGCCGCGCTGGCAGTGGAAAATGTCTTCAATTACCCCAACCCTTTCCGCGATCAGACCCGCTTTGTATTCACACATAATCAGCAAGGAACTGATCTTGATGTGGTTATCCGTATATTTACACCCGCCGGACAACTGGTACGTACCATGAGCAGCACAATAAATTCCGTCAACGGCCGTTATGATGGCGTTCCCTGGAACGGGACCGCCGATTCGGGAGCGAGATTGACCCCTGGCATATATTTTTATCAGATTGTGGTTAAAGACGAAAAGAGCAAAGAAAAAGTGTTTGGCGGAAAGATGATATTATTGTAGATTACATATTATTTTTTATATAAATCTGATAGAAAAAATGTATGCATTCTACCCATCCCTTGAAATTTATAAATTACAGATTAATTTTACATTTAAGCTAACTAAATAAGTATTGCATGTTTTCCAGGATAACAATAGCTTTGGTATGCACCTTTTCCCTGTTCCTATGCCAAGATACTTTTGCTCAGATCAGTTCCGATGAAAGGGACGGAAAAGTAAATGCCATCAACACAGCTGTACCTTTCCTGCGCATATCCCCCGATGCCAGGAGCGGAGCGATGGGAGACGTGGGCCTTGCGCTTTCACCGGATGCCAACGCTGTTTACTGGAACCTCTCCAAACTCCCCTTTGCAGAAAAGAAAGCCGCTATCGCGGTCACCTATACGCCCTGGCTGAAGGAGCTGGTGAACGATGTATTCCTGGCGCAGGTAGCCGGCTATACGCAGCTGGACGAGAACCAGTCCATCGGTGCTTCCCTGCGGTATTTTTCCCTGGGCGACATTCAGTTTACAGATATGAACCAGGCGGACAATGGTACTTTCCGCCCGCGCGAGTTCGCGTTTGATGCGGGATATGCCCGCCGGCTGAGCCAAAACTGGTCTATCGGCCTGGCGCTCCGCTATATCCATTCCAGCCTGGCTACCGGCCTGAGCGTGGACCAGCAGACCATCCGCCCCGGCCGGGCCGTGGCAGCGGACCTCACTTCCTTTTACACGAAGAATTTCGAGACCGATAACGGCGTTAACACATTGAGCCTGGGTTTTGCGATGACCAATATCGGTACCAAAATATCTTATACGCAATCCGCCCAGAGAGATTTCCTGCCCACCAACCTGGGGCTGGGCGCAGCCTACACGATCGGTATCGATGAATATAACAAGTTCACGTTTGCACTGGACATCAACAAGTTGATGGTACCTACGCCGCAGACCGACAGCACTTACCCGGATAAAAGTGTGCTGGAAGGCCTGTTCTCCTCCTTCGGTGACGCTCCGGGCGGTTTCAAGGAAGAACTGCACGAGCTGATGTATTCCGTGGGTGGCGAATACTGGTACAATAACCAGTTTGCCGTTCGTGTGGGATACTATAATGAGCATGCCACAAAAGGCAACCGCAAGTACTTTACGGCCGGGCTTGGTGTGAAGTATGATATTTTCGGCCTGAACTTCTCTTACCTGGTGCCTTCCGGCGCCGGTATCCAGAGAAATCCGCTGTCTAACACCCTGCGCTTCACGCTTTCTTTTGATCTGTCGCGGAATGAGGAATAGCACCGTTTCTTTGCCATAAGAAATATACCATTAATAAATCCTCCGTAGCTAAGGGGGATTTATTATTTTAGCCCACCGCCGGAAAGGCGCAATTGATTTGGATTATGAGCAAACTAAGGATAGGATTAGGGGTGGATTTCCACCAACTGGTGCCGGGGCGTGACTTCTGGCTTGGAGGCGTATTGGTGCCGCACCACAAAGGTGCATTGGGGCACAGTGATGCGGACGTATTGTTGCATGCCATTTGCGACGCCATGCTGGGGGCCGCCAGCCTGGGAGATATCGGGCTGCACTTCCCGGATACGGACCAGGCATACAAGAATATCGACAGCAAGATACTGCTGGCCCGCTGCCGGGAGCTGATCGCCGAAAAGGGCTATAGCGTGGTGAATGTGGATGCCTCTCTCTGCCTGCAGGCGCCGAAGATCAAGCCATATGTGCCGCAAATGCAGGAGGTGATCGCCGCGCATATCGGGGTTACCATAGAAGATGTATCCATCAAGGCCACTACCACCGAGCAACTGGGGTTCGTGGGCCGGGAAGAGGGAGTCGTAGCCTATGCTACCGTATTGCTCGAAAAGCAGTAACCATTTATTTTTTACGTTTTACCTTTGTGCAATGGCTGAAATACAAGTTAAGATCATTAATCATTCGGATAATCCGATACCCGCATATGCTACGGCTGATGCCGCCGGCATGGACCTTCGCGCCAACCTGGACGGGCCACTGACCCTGCAGCCGATGGAACGCACCCTTGTGCCCACCGGCCTGTTCATGGAACTGCCGTCAGGTTACGAAGCCCAGATCCGGCCACGCAGCGGCCTCGCCATTAAACAGGGGCTCACGCTGCTGAACACCCCTGGCACGATAGATGCAGATTACCGTGGAGAGATCAAGATCATTATGATCAATCTGTCCGGGGAACCGCAGATCATCCGGCATGGGGACCGTATCGCACAAATGGTGGTAGCACCGTTCGTACAGGTGACCCTGCATGAAGTGAAGGAACTGAGCGAAACAGAAAGAGGGAGCGGAGGGTTCGGCCATACGGGAAAATCCTGAACATGCGTCACACTATCATCGCCATAACAGCAGGCGCCGCAATGCTGGCGGCAGCATGCGGAAGCAGCAGAAGGATTGCGTCCGTACCGGCTGCCCTGCAACAGGAGATACTGGAGCAAAGGGCGGACAGCCTCTTTTTTGCAGCCCAGCGCTCCAAAATGCTTGGCGATTATAGAACGGCCATCACGCAGTATTCCGATTATATCCGTCTCAACAAGAAGAACGCTACTGTTTTCTATGAACTGAGCCGTCTCTTTACCGAAGTGCGCAATCCCTCTTACGCACTGGGCTTTGCCCGCCGTGCTGCTTCGATGGACACTTCCAACAAATGGTTCCAGCTGGCGCTTGCGGACGCTTTCACCATGAACGAGATGTTTGACAGCGCCGCCATGGTGTACGACAAACTGATCCGCCTCAGTCCGCTGGATGAGGATCTGTTGTTCAACAAGGGGATGGCGCTTTCCAAAGGCAAGCATTATGCTGCGGCGCTGACCGTATTTGATACCCTGGAAAGCAGGGTGGGGGTGGTGGAAGATCTTTCTTACCAGCGGCAGCGCATTTTCATGCACCTTGGTATGGCGGATGAAGCGGCGGCAGAGGTCAGGAAACTGATCAGCCAGGACCCTGCTGAACTTCGTTACCGGGGCATGCTGGCCGAGATATACGAGTCCGTCGGCCGTCAGGGTGATGCCAGGAAAGTATATGATACCATCCTGCAGCAGGACCCCTATCATCCCCGCGCGCTGATTGCCATTGCCAACATGGAAAAAAGGAACGGGAATGAACCGAAATACCGTGCCTACCTGATCAAGGCATTCAACAATCCGGATTACAGTATAGACGAAAAAATATCCTTTGTATATCCGTACCTCCAGATGCTGGAAACAGATACAACAAAGCGGGATGAAGGGTTGCTGCTCACGGGGCTCATTGTGGAATCACATCCGGGTGATGCCAAAGCATACGCCCTCCGGGCGGATATGTTCTCCCAGGGTGAGATGCCGGACAGCGCGCTGGTGAATTACCGTAAAGCCCTCAGCCTGGATTCCACGCGTTTCAGCGTATGGTACCAGATGATGTGGCTGTATTCCCGTACAGATCAGCAGGATTCCCTGCTGCGTGTAAGCGATCACGTTATCGGTATCTTTCCGAAAGAATTTATGGGCTACTATTTTAACGGCCTTGCGAATTATTTCAAGCAAAGGCATGATGCCGCCATCCGCTCCCTTAACAAGGCATTGTCCATCGGCGGGGAAAGGCGTTTTGTAGCGGATGTATATGCTCTGCTGGGAGATACCTATCACGCCACCGGCCTGCACAACAGCAGCGACAGCAGTTATGATATGGTCCTCAGCCTTCGCCCGCGGGACCATCTCGTCATGAACAATTACAGCTATTACCTTTCCATGCGGGGAGATAAACTGGATAAAGCGGAACAGCTCAGCCGCCGTTCCCTGGAACTGCAGCCCGAAAGTCCAACCTACATGGATACCTACGCCTGGATACTGTTCCGGCTTGGAAGATATCGCGAAGCAAAAGAATGGATAGAAAAAGCCCTGCAACATCCGGAGGCACAGCAGGACCCGGATGTGCTGGAACACTATGGCGACATCCTTTTCAATCTCAATGAAAAGGACCGGGCCGTGGAATACTGGCAGCTGGCCAAAGCCAAAGGCGCTAATTCCATTGGCCTTGCCAGGAAAATAGCAGAGAAACGTTACATCAAAAGTGTGGACCGCTGAGCGAAACGGCCAGGGTAAGCATAAATCATGAGTTCTAAATGAAGCAGAAAAGAGTACTACAGATTGTTGCATGTTTGGTAAGCCTGGCACTATTCTCCTGCCGATCTACCCGTACCATTACACGCGCAACTTTCCCCTCAGATACTACCGCCGTGAGCACGGATTCCCTCAGCGGGGAAAAAGAAAGCGCCCTCGCAAGGTCCATTCTCGAAAAAGTGAATGCCA
This genomic stretch from Chitinophaga sp. XS-30 harbors:
- the ispF gene encoding 2-C-methyl-D-erythritol 2,4-cyclodiphosphate synthase produces the protein MSKLRIGLGVDFHQLVPGRDFWLGGVLVPHHKGALGHSDADVLLHAICDAMLGAASLGDIGLHFPDTDQAYKNIDSKILLARCRELIAEKGYSVVNVDASLCLQAPKIKPYVPQMQEVIAAHIGVTIEDVSIKATTTEQLGFVGREEGVVAYATVLLEKQ
- a CDS encoding tetratricopeptide repeat protein translates to MRHTIIAITAGAAMLAAACGSSRRIASVPAALQQEILEQRADSLFFAAQRSKMLGDYRTAITQYSDYIRLNKKNATVFYELSRLFTEVRNPSYALGFARRAASMDTSNKWFQLALADAFTMNEMFDSAAMVYDKLIRLSPLDEDLLFNKGMALSKGKHYAAALTVFDTLESRVGVVEDLSYQRQRIFMHLGMADEAAAEVRKLISQDPAELRYRGMLAEIYESVGRQGDARKVYDTILQQDPYHPRALIAIANMEKRNGNEPKYRAYLIKAFNNPDYSIDEKISFVYPYLQMLETDTTKRDEGLLLTGLIVESHPGDAKAYALRADMFSQGEMPDSALVNYRKALSLDSTRFSVWYQMMWLYSRTDQQDSLLRVSDHVIGIFPKEFMGYYFNGLANYFKQRHDAAIRSLNKALSIGGERRFVADVYALLGDTYHATGLHNSSDSSYDMVLSLRPRDHLVMNNYSYYLSMRGDKLDKAEQLSRRSLELQPESPTYMDTYAWILFRLGRYREAKEWIEKALQHPEAQQDPDVLEHYGDILFNLNEKDRAVEYWQLAKAKGANSIGLARKIAEKRYIKSVDR
- the porV gene encoding type IX secretion system outer membrane channel protein PorV, which gives rise to MFSRITIALVCTFSLFLCQDTFAQISSDERDGKVNAINTAVPFLRISPDARSGAMGDVGLALSPDANAVYWNLSKLPFAEKKAAIAVTYTPWLKELVNDVFLAQVAGYTQLDENQSIGASLRYFSLGDIQFTDMNQADNGTFRPREFAFDAGYARRLSQNWSIGLALRYIHSSLATGLSVDQQTIRPGRAVAADLTSFYTKNFETDNGVNTLSLGFAMTNIGTKISYTQSAQRDFLPTNLGLGAAYTIGIDEYNKFTFALDINKLMVPTPQTDSTYPDKSVLEGLFSSFGDAPGGFKEELHELMYSVGGEYWYNNQFAVRVGYYNEHATKGNRKYFTAGLGVKYDIFGLNFSYLVPSGAGIQRNPLSNTLRFTLSFDLSRNEE
- the dut gene encoding dUTP diphosphatase, with protein sequence MAEIQVKIINHSDNPIPAYATADAAGMDLRANLDGPLTLQPMERTLVPTGLFMELPSGYEAQIRPRSGLAIKQGLTLLNTPGTIDADYRGEIKIIMINLSGEPQIIRHGDRIAQMVVAPFVQVTLHEVKELSETERGSGGFGHTGKS